From a region of the Nitrospirota bacterium genome:
- a CDS encoding competence/damage-inducible protein A: MQRGEIIAIGSELLLGGRLDTNSIFLSDGLASAGIEVRFKTVVGDVEDDIVATLRTAARRADVVLLTGGLGPTSDDCTREAVARATGRPLRRRAEAVEGMRRRLAAWGRTPSAAQQRQGLIPAGAEVLANPVGSAPGFALRWKGALIAALPGVPAEAERMFAAILAPMLQREIVSGRTERPERIERLVLRTVGLPESELEQRIAGLLPRSGCIRLGLLASPLGVVLSLTAVVSESRQGRHQLDQLERVFRTIRKKLGRHVYAEGPDTMEQVVGRYLASRGLVLALAESCTGGLIGHRLTQVPGSSAYLDRGVVCYSNRAKTELLGVPERLLITHGAVSAPVAASMAKGVRARSRASVGLSVTGIAGPGGGTAKKPVGLVYVGLDTARSKAGQVSKTQAFRFHGTRETIKLRASQAALNMLREWLASTGPLGGP; the protein is encoded by the coding sequence ATGCAACGCGGAGAAATCATTGCCATCGGGTCGGAGCTCTTGCTCGGCGGGCGGCTGGATACCAATTCCATTTTTTTGAGCGATGGCTTGGCCTCAGCCGGGATTGAAGTCCGGTTTAAAACCGTTGTGGGCGATGTGGAAGACGACATCGTGGCGACCCTTCGTACAGCGGCGCGTCGGGCTGACGTGGTTCTGCTCACCGGCGGGCTTGGGCCGACCTCGGACGATTGCACCAGAGAGGCGGTGGCCCGCGCGACCGGCCGCCCCTTGCGCCGCCGGGCGGAAGCGGTTGAGGGCATGCGCAGGCGATTGGCGGCTTGGGGCAGGACTCCGTCGGCGGCGCAACAACGGCAGGGGTTGATTCCGGCAGGCGCCGAGGTCCTGGCCAATCCGGTTGGCTCCGCCCCCGGCTTCGCCTTGCGCTGGAAGGGCGCGCTGATCGCCGCCTTGCCCGGCGTGCCGGCGGAAGCGGAGCGGATGTTTGCAGCGATCCTGGCGCCGATGCTCCAACGAGAAATAGTGTCGGGGCGGACCGAGCGGCCAGAAAGAATCGAACGGCTGGTTCTTCGTACCGTCGGTCTGCCCGAGTCGGAACTCGAGCAACGGATCGCAGGATTGCTGCCTCGTTCCGGCTGCATCCGGCTCGGTCTGCTGGCTTCTCCCTTAGGGGTGGTTTTGTCACTGACGGCAGTGGTGTCCGAGAGCCGACAGGGACGGCACCAACTCGATCAATTGGAACGGGTTTTCCGAACAATCCGGAAGAAGCTCGGCAGGCATGTCTATGCCGAAGGGCCCGACACGATGGAGCAGGTCGTGGGGCGATACCTGGCGAGTCGTGGCCTGGTTCTGGCGCTGGCCGAGTCCTGCACCGGGGGGCTGATCGGCCACCGCCTGACTCAAGTGCCCGGCAGTTCCGCCTATCTGGACCGGGGCGTGGTTTGTTACAGCAACCGCGCAAAAACCGAGTTGCTGGGCGTGCCGGAGCGGTTGTTGATCACGCATGGAGCGGTCAGTGCCCCTGTGGCTGCGTCTATGGCCAAGGGGGTCCGTGCGAGGAGCCGGGCGTCGGTCGGCCTGAGCGTCACCGGCATTGCCGGGCCAGGCGGGGGAACAGCCAAGAAGCCTGTGGGCTTGGTCTATGTCGGACTCGATACGGCCCGGAGCAAAGCGGGCCAAGTCAGCAAGACGCAAGCCTTTCGTTTTCACGGTACGCGCGAGACGATTAAACTGCGAGCCTCCCAGGCGGCCTTGAATATGCTGCGGGAGTGGCTCGCCTCGACAGGCCCTCTTGGCGGACCATGA
- the thpR gene encoding RNA 2',3'-cyclic phosphodiesterase has product MIRTFLAVELPAALTQAIVQVQADVRNRISRELSPGMRLQWVRPTAIHLTLKFFGDIPEDHVDDLQSVVGDALHSLAPFSIAVAGLGVFPDLRVPRVLWIGLSAGPEESGGNPTTTLSHLDETIERSVEGLGYPPESRPFNPHLTLARIKEGSKEVGRVLARIGLLDVDVQLGQLNVRTVALVQSERRPSGSIYTKLWEVPLGGAGQG; this is encoded by the coding sequence ATGATCAGAACCTTTCTGGCTGTTGAATTGCCGGCTGCTCTCACGCAGGCCATTGTTCAGGTCCAGGCCGATGTTAGGAATCGGATTTCAAGGGAACTGTCCCCAGGCATGCGCCTCCAGTGGGTGCGCCCCACTGCGATTCACCTGACCTTGAAGTTTTTCGGGGATATCCCGGAAGATCACGTGGACGATCTGCAATCTGTGGTCGGGGATGCTCTCCATTCTTTGGCTCCCTTTTCCATCGCTGTGGCAGGACTTGGTGTCTTCCCCGATCTGCGGGTGCCGCGGGTCCTTTGGATCGGGCTTTCCGCTGGACCTGAGGAGAGCGGGGGCAATCCTACGACAACCTTATCCCATCTGGACGAGACGATTGAACGGAGCGTGGAAGGACTGGGCTATCCGCCCGAGTCGAGACCCTTCAATCCCCACTTGACCCTGGCAAGAATCAAGGAAGGGTCCAAAGAGGTGGGAAGGGTGTTGGCGCGGATCGGCCTGCTGGACGTCGATGTTCAACTCGGGCAGCTGAATGTCCGAACGGTGGCCCTCGTGCAGAGCGAACGCAGACCCTCTGGCTCCATCTATACGAAGCTTTGGGAGGTTCCGCTTGGCGGAGCGGGGCAAGGATGA
- the recA gene encoding recombinase RecA: protein MAERTAEKDEKKRALDLALSQIEKQYGKGAIMKLGGAEPAADVPAISTGSLTLDLALGVGGFPRGRVIEIFGPESSGKTTLSLHAIAEAQKAGGVAAFVDAEHALDLGYAKKLGVNADELLVSQPDTGEQALEIAETLVRSGAIDLIVVDSVAALVPRAEIEGEMGDAHMGLQARLMSQALRKLTAAISKSQTTVIFINQIRMKLGVMFGNPETTTGGNALKFYSSVRLDIRRIESIKEGQDVIGSRVRVKVVKNKMAPPFKQAEFDVMFAEGISKTGELVDLGVEKKIIEKSGAWYSYKGERLGQGREAVRGFLKTNQTIAKEIETRLREATAPAAKPIEKKPEGRQPDGKADDKRAHVGRAS, encoded by the coding sequence ATGGCAGAGCGAACAGCCGAAAAAGACGAGAAAAAGCGCGCGTTGGACCTGGCGCTCTCCCAGATCGAAAAGCAGTATGGCAAAGGGGCCATCATGAAGCTGGGCGGGGCCGAGCCGGCGGCGGATGTGCCGGCTATTTCGACCGGCTCCCTGACCCTGGACTTGGCGCTTGGCGTCGGGGGTTTTCCGAGGGGACGGGTGATCGAGATTTTCGGGCCGGAATCGTCAGGGAAGACCACCCTTTCGCTCCATGCCATTGCCGAGGCCCAGAAAGCCGGCGGGGTGGCCGCCTTCGTTGACGCGGAACATGCCCTGGACCTGGGCTATGCGAAGAAGTTGGGCGTGAACGCCGACGAATTGCTGGTGTCCCAGCCGGACACGGGAGAGCAGGCGTTGGAGATCGCCGAAACATTGGTCCGCAGCGGCGCCATCGATCTTATCGTGGTGGATTCGGTAGCCGCGCTGGTGCCCAGGGCCGAGATCGAGGGGGAAATGGGCGATGCCCATATGGGACTGCAGGCCCGCCTGATGTCGCAGGCCTTGCGGAAACTGACGGCCGCGATTTCGAAATCCCAGACCACGGTCATTTTCATCAATCAGATCCGCATGAAGTTGGGCGTCATGTTCGGGAATCCCGAAACGACGACGGGCGGCAACGCGCTCAAGTTCTATTCTTCGGTCCGGCTGGATATCAGGCGGATCGAGTCCATCAAGGAAGGGCAGGACGTCATCGGCAGCCGTGTGCGGGTGAAGGTGGTCAAGAACAAGATGGCGCCGCCCTTCAAGCAGGCGGAATTCGACGTCATGTTTGCGGAAGGTATTTCGAAAACCGGGGAGCTCGTTGACCTGGGTGTCGAGAAGAAGATCATCGAGAAATCCGGGGCCTGGTATTCCTACAAAGGGGAGCGCTTGGGCCAGGGCCGTGAGGCGGTTCGTGGCTTTTTGAAAACGAACCAGACGATCGCCAAGGAAATCGAGACCCGTTTGCGCGAAGCCACCGCGCCGGCGGCCAAGCCGATCGAGAAAAAACCGGAAGGACGTCAGCCGGACGGTAAGGCGGACGATAAACGGGCGCACGTCGGGCGCGCCTCCTGA